Within Lycium ferocissimum isolate CSIRO_LF1 unplaced genomic scaffold, AGI_CSIRO_Lferr_CH_V1 ctg17970, whole genome shotgun sequence, the genomic segment ggAACCATGAAAAGATAGAGATAAAGGAGGGTCAGGGAGGGTGTGAGTTTGCAGCTAGGAATGCTGTATTACTTAAtaacaagagaaaataattgAAGTTTGGACGAGATAAACTGTTAGTTTGATGCCCTGGTTTTCTTACCATGTGGATTGGTTTCCCTCACTTTGAAGAAATGCCAACAAGGGAAGGAGTATGAACTCCTATAAAAGGATGTCTTTTCTTCGCTTTTAACATCTTTCAGAATGTGAGAAAATATAGACAGGCTAATAGTTTGGGAAACACTTGTGTGAACCTCTTTCGTGGGCGTGACATAAATCTGCGTGTATCTTTTTTTATTGTACTTCTTTGCCTGCTCTTATTATGATAGGCTTATTATTTAACGACGATTGAATCGACATCCTTAGCGTCTAGGAGGTTGGAACTTGGAATATACAATGATATTTAAGTATTTAACAAAACTTGTTCTTAGGAGGAATCGTTGAATGAGACTTGGGAGCGGTGGGTGGCAATCCTTGTTATATTTATTAGACTAACGAAATACTCCTAATAAAGAATATGAAGTAAATAACTAGATATGAACATATAATATTgcaaaaaaacaattaatttatACAGATCAATTGGCCTATCAATCGATTCAATCCTACAATCAATGTTCATAGTATTATTCAAAtaatgaaaagaaataaaaagaattttattcGTCCATCCAATTCCATACCTTCAATTATGCAGGAGTCATTGGCCAAAAATTTACTCACCATAATGTCATGTATCACTTATAATTACATACAGAAGAATAATTAATCCCTTGCCATTTTGAATCAATATTTAGCAGATGAGACTGTATCCCAAGAGACATTATCTCCATTCATATTATTCTGCATCATCATAGGTGCCTTCTCTGAAACACTCCAAACCTTTACTGATTTATCAAGACTTCCACTATAAACCACCCATTTCTGATCACTTCCAGTGGACTCTTTGTCCTCCTCAACTGCTAGACATTTCACTGGCCCATTGTGACCAGTTAAAACAGATAATAATGTGTGTACAGACTTGTCCCTTCTCCAAACACATATAGTTTTGTCAGCTGATCCACTCATCAGCAAATTCCCAGCTGCTGCAAGGCATAAAATTGCCAATTTGTGGCCCTTGAGGACTCCACCATGTGACAATTGCTTCTCGCGTTCCCAGAAATTCACAACACCATCAGATGAACCGCAGTAAACCACTGAACCAGATTTGCTAACAGCCAATGCTGTCACTGCACATTCTTGATTCAAAAGTGTCTGAACAAATACATGTTTTGGGTGTTTTCCAGTGCTTTCCCTCTGCCAAACCTTCACTGTTCCATCAGCTGATCCTGTATACACTATGCCTTCCACGCTCGTCACCACAGAGTTCACAGCATCATCATGTGCTTTCACTGATTCTATGCATTTTGAGTTTTCAACGTTCCATACCTTTTATACACGGCAGATGCACGTTAGACCAAGCGGTCGATATTTTTACTAAATAATATGGAAAAGAAGTTTGACACTGATAATATAAAATGATATTTGGTCAAGGGTGTTAGTCACCTAATAAAGGTTGGAGGTTCGAATATCAATACGTGGGTTTGCAAATTTTTGAGTCTCGTTTGTTAACCAAACCATGGTATTGTATTTGAAATAGTTGATCGATTTCCTTAACATATTCAACTGAAGTAGGTTTTTCCTAATGGTAGAAGAGGGGTTGAATGTGGGGTTCTTATTTTGCCATGAGGGATTTAAATTAGCTCCTCTGCACAATATTGACAATTTGTCTTTTTAGAGTTGCCACCTCAATAAAAAGAATATTCTTTTGATAGGCCTTGTCCCTGTGAAATAACCTTCCCTTTTTATCATCCTCTAAGATAAAATTCGGATAAATAAATGGGCCAAAGCCCTGTCACAAAAACTTAAGTGATAAATAATAATACGATGTTATTATAGTAAGCTGATTGtctattcatttatttaaaTGTCATAATCATAATTATGCATAGTCCACTAACCTTAAATGTTCTGTCCCACGAAGCAGAATAAAGAAGGCCTTGGCTTTGATCCATGCTCAAGCATGATATTGCGTCAACATGCTTGATCCATAAACCACTCCTATTACGCTTGACTTCTACGTAATTGCTAGGCTTAATGGATGCCTTGAATATATCGAAGAAACTTGGCAAGGTCCCAGCGCGTTTGTAGCTACCAGGATTCTTTGCTTGGATCTTCCAAACACGAACTTTTCCATCTTGATGACCCGTGAATATTTTCTCTCCTGCGATAATGATAGCTTTGACAAGGCCACTATTGGATTTGAAAGCTGCAAATTCCTTGAGGTTCTTCCAAACACGTATGTTCTTGCTATCAGAGCCTGTGTAAAGAAGATCGTTTTTGGTAGCCAAAGAATAAATGTGCCCCTCTTCACGTACAAGTGAACCAATAAGGCCATTTTGAGGGATATTTTGGGAGTTACTACCATCTTGGTCATCAAATTTGGACCAAGGGGATTTGGTAAAAGGAGAGCCTTGGTTCCATGGGGACATCATCATAGGAGAGCCTTCACCACTAAGACGATTGGCTTCATAGGCAGAGAAACTACTGTGTCTTGCATTGTAATTATTATCTGCATCCTCAATATGATTAATGTTTGACGTCGATATGTTGGGATCAGAGTGAACAATGTTTCTAGTCGTCTCAACAAACATTCTGGTGGTGGTTGGCCTTCTCTTGTcgttatttctttatttttttcagatCTTCCGGCATAAAGAAAAACGAAAACGTTAATATGAGAAGAAAAGGcaaagaaaaaatggaagaaggAAGTAAAGAAGAAATAGAATGTTTGGAAGGAGATGAAGGGAACGGAGAGAGTGGAAGAGAGATTTTGTAGGGAAATGCATTCACTTCCATTATTATACGGGAATTGCAAACTAGAGGCCATAAATTTTGAGTTTAACTACAGGTCATCATTTTGTCTTAATGCTTAGTCAGGGTTAAATATAATTTCTTCTCCCAAGATTCAAATAATTAGAATAAAATTTAAGAAGATAAGTTTTAtccttatgtatataaatgtactGACATCACCTATATGGTTCCCAAAAGTGTTAAAAGCAACACAGCCTGAAATACAGTTTAAAATTCAATCATGTAATTAATAACATCCACTTGTTTTGAGAAGCATTAATAGCTTTTTTATATCATATGATCAAAAGAAGAGGCTCatgatttgattttctattCAGCATGTGAACTGGCATCCGTCTGGAGACGATCATATATGTTTACTTCCTTTCCTCTGTTTCAAGAAATAACATATTATTACTTCTTGTCGAGATGCCAACTGGTCGTATACATATGATCTACATATCATTGGTTAATATTTTGACAATTAGAAGTTTAAGTCTCTCAATTCATTTTATTGACTCGGCCTGTATATCACGATGAAGGATTTACACCTTccataagattttgaaaacGAAAGAGTCATTCCAATAATAATCATCCAACTAATATGCATATGTATTCTCCAAACGAGAAAATTTTAAAGGATAGGGTGATTATCATTGGAAAATTTTACTACATAATAAAATGTAAGAATATTCGTACATAACATAACTTGACGGTATCAAACCAAATGCATTTCCTAGTCCTACTGCTCAAGCACGTTACTAGCTTAATTTAGTGGAGATTTCAAGCCTCAGCTTGATAATGTATTTTTAcatttaatatatattcttttaatAAATTACTACATAGTTAAAAGGTTTGTACTAGCGTGCACGAGctcactacaacaaaatatgcttttagCGGCAATTAGTTAACGACAATAACTTAGTTGCCGCTAATTGTATTCTAGTAAGATTGTGCTTTTGCAACAACAATAAATATGATTGTGTATACTCACCATTCATGTTTGAGCTTTAACTTTTTCCTTTCATATTTCCTATAACGCATTGATAGCACACTTATTCTAATATAATTTCTACTCTctcgtctcaaaatatttgtcgaccttactaaaaatacttgtctcaaaatatttgttgttttatccatcaagacaaaattaagtaactttttctcattttacccttgtttTAATTAACAATATTTAAGAGGTTTTATCCTTAATGGAGTAGATATTTATTGAGGAGAAATTACATGAAATAAATGCTTTCTTAAGGGGCATGTAAATGAAAAAtgcgacaaatattttgagacggagggagtattgttTAATTTTGAGAAGTTTGTACTAATTAGTTTGAAAATGTTGCACGTGTCCAAGAACAAGTTCAATTAAAAAGAAGGtagtaaaaaaaatgatttacgTTTAAATTTAACAACAATGGAAATCTAAAGACGTGTTCAAATATAAATGAAGTATAAAATAGATAGATGTTAgaaccatttaaaaaaaatgaaaaagaaaagaaaacatgaagaaaagcTGGGGGCTTAAATCCCCCCCAATTCAGAGAATAAACATTTCTTCCCTCCAATTCTAGTAGAGAAAACCAGATATTTTACTCTCGAAAATCCCCCACAATTCAAATATATCTCTCTCTAAACGCTCACTCTTTCTCtatcccctctctctctctctaatattcaTAGCTTATGTAAGTTCAGCTCGaatttttgtttgaatttaGTTTCATCAGTTTGCTTTGACGATTGTGAATTTGCAATGTGTTGTTTGGTGATTATGTGATTCAATTGATCGTTTTACTGGAATTGGTGATTTTTTGTGTGATTTTTGGTGGTAAGTTGAGATATTAGGGCTTTGATTGCTGGTTTATGTGACAATTAATCATTTTAGTGGAATTgatgagttttatttgatttttggtaGTATTGCTGGATTATGTGACTAATTT encodes:
- the LOC132042802 gene encoding protein JINGUBANG-like — translated: MFVETTRNIVHSDPNISTSNINHIEDADNNYNARHSSFSAYEANRLSGEGSPMMMSPWNQGSPFTKSPWSKFDDQDGSNSQNIPQNGLIGSLVREEGHIYSLATKNDLLYTGSDSKNIRVWKNLKEFAAFKSNSGLVKAIIIAGEKIFTGHQDGKVRVWKIQAKNPGSYKRAGTLPSFFDIFKASIKPSNYVEVKRNRSGLWIKHVDAISCLSMDQSQGLLYSASWDRTFKVWNVENSKCIESVKAHDDAVNSVVTSVEGIVYTGSADGTVKVWQRESTGKHPKHVFVQTLLNQECAVTALAVSKSGSVVYCGSSDGVVNFWEREKQLSHGGVLKGHKLAILCLAAAGNLLMSGSADKTICVWRRDKSVHTLLSVLTGHNGPVKCLAVEEDKESTGSDQKWVVYSGSLDKSVKVWSVSEKAPMMMQNNMNGDNVSWDTVSSAKY